One Rosa chinensis cultivar Old Blush chromosome 5, RchiOBHm-V2, whole genome shotgun sequence genomic region harbors:
- the LOC121049573 gene encoding uncharacterized protein LOC121049573 has translation MGFMMEEHNLKNFEESNSGPKGVHLVDSANLDVACLETEIGRLTYTVDCMEPKLEDLRLHVFNLEHAMLEILKGDCIEEIVSEVVEIVSLKANKTHNLLSRTVGTTFVEQMDEDLFGEHGRSSQDPLKKLTKSPVLDGYADDGPHEELIHDENKPDLVTRVKQQPQKTLRSRKQQRSKPKAPIFAISGLITPENAHLMKFLFRKNGIGEDKWSEVVASYGDYAVTRKEFQCLSPATPLSCKVINISAAYLNEPESEHWFLPSFFGERARVKDESCSYAKWLTSTIEMCGLKRFHRRLQQCSKIFIPLHDNMEDHWILLVMHLPEKKAEVLDSFPDVRSRERQMDHARDVMAMLQKVFGSETTWSNSKFYHFPSFTLNFSDFNPTHEQRSESGVFVIRHMQYYRGMWSTTFHSEDQRTRLALEIVLHPRNEHRQILIGAAAGASMPPIGESELSSSLSIQVHCPITVRFSGKKSMMQSKHANFEVLLQA, from the exons ATGGGCTTCATGATGGAGGAGCATAATCTGAAGAATTTTGAAGAGTCCAACTCAGGACCAAAAGGGGTACATTTGGTGGATTCGGCTAATTTGGATGTCGCATGTTTAGAAACAGAAATTGGGAGGTTGACATACACAGTTGATTGCATGGAACCCAAGTTGGAGGATTTAAGATTACATGTATTTAACTTAGAACATGCGATGCTTGAAATATTGAAGGGTGATTGTATTGAGGAAATTGTTTCTGAGGTTGTCGAAATTGTGAGTTTAAAGGCCAATAAGACTCATAACCTGTTGAGTCGAACTGTTGGTACAACCTTTGTGGAGCAAATGGATGAGGATTTGTTTGGTGAACATGGGAGAAGCAGTCAAGACCCACTAAAAAAATTGACCAAGTCACCAGTGCTGGATGGCTATGCTGATGACGGACCCCATGAGGAACTCATACATGATGAG AACAAACCTGACCTCGTTACGAGGGTTAAACAGCAGCCACAAAAGACTCTTCGTTCTCGGAAACAACAAAGGAGTAAACCCAAAGCCCCAATTTTTGCAATAAGCGGTCTCATCACACCTGAGAATGCACATCTCATGAAATTTTTATTTAGGAAGAATGGAATTGGAGAAGACAAGTGGAG TGAAGTAGTAGCTAGTTATGGTGACTACGCCGTTACTAGAAAGGAATTTCAGTGTCTCTCTCCAGCAACTCCACTATCTTGCAAG GTCATAAACATATCTGCGGCGTATTTGAATGAGCCGGAGTCAGAACATTGgtttctcccttccttttttgGG GAACGAGCGAGGGTAAAAGATGAATCATGTAGCTATGCTAAGTGGCTCACATCAACCATTGAGATGTGTGGTCTGAAGAGGTTTCATCGCCGTCTCCAACAATGCTCCAAG ATATTCATTCCCTTGCACGACAATATGGAAGACCACTGGATTCTGTTAGTCATGCACCTCCCTGAAAAAAAGGCAGAGGTGCTGGACAGCTTCCCTGATGTAAGGTCACGTGAGAGGCAAATGGATCATGCAAGAGATGTG ATGGCAATGTTGCAGAAGGTATTTGGTAGTGAAACAACATGGTCAAACTCCAAATTTTATCACTTTCCATCATTCACTCTTAACTTTTCGGACTTTAACCCAACACATGAACAAAGGTCTGAGAGCGGGGTATTTGTTATAAGGCACATGCAGTACTACCGTGGCATGTGGTCAACAACG TTTCATTCGGAGGACCAGCGTACTCGATTGGCACTTGAAATTGTTCTTCATCCAAGGAATGAACACCGTCAAATATTGATTGGAGCAGCAGCAGGAGCGTCGATGCCGCCAATAGGTGAAAGTGAGCTATCTAGCAGTTTATCCATACAAGTTCACTGCCCTATCACTGTACGCTTTTCTGGGAAGAAAAGTATGATGCAAAGCAAGCATGCCAATTTTGAAGTTCTGCTTCAAGCTTGA
- the LOC112201771 gene encoding uncharacterized protein LOC112201771 — protein MIGRKIPGAGDSKSAKAEESESEEIEDIFEGLKIWASNTRSAKRARRARRGRRYASKVKFWKVNAPSIILPVAIKPETFTIPGKNGADPVNISFLDCSVPYKPKIRRGGNSWY, from the exons ATGATAGGCAGGAAAATCCCAGGCGCCGGAGACAGCAAATCTGCTAAGGCTGAGGAGAGCGAGAGCGAGGAGATCGAGGATATTTTTGAAGGACTCAAAATATGGGCATCGAACACGAGGAGTGCAAAGAGAGCAAGAAGAGCACGACGCGGCCGGAGATATG CTAGCAAGGTCAAGTTCTGGAAAGTAAACGCACCTTCTATAATTCTACCCG TGGCAATAAAACCAGAGACCTTCACTATTCCTGGCAAAAATG GTGCTGATCCTGTTAATATCTCCTTTCTCGATT GTTCAGTCCCATATAAGCCAAAGATCCGCAGAG ggGGCAATTCTTGGTATTGA